One genomic window of Methanosarcina acetivorans C2A includes the following:
- a CDS encoding 2-amino-3,7-dideoxy-D-threo-hept-6-ulosonate synthase translates to MSTIGKSVRIERIFNRNTGNAIIIPMDHGVGAGPISGLTNLQEAVNKVAEGGANAVLGHMGLAKHGHRGYGHDVGLIIHLSASTSLALDPNHKVLVTTVEEAIKVGADAVSVHINIGAEDEFEMLQDLGYVAGKCDEWGIPLLAMMYPRGKKVRSEYDVDVVKHAARIGAELGADIVKTNYTGSPETFKEVVSGCPVPVIIAGGPKMGSEKELLEMIEGSLEAGGRGVAIGRNVFQAEDPTGLVRRIAKIVHEGMTTEEVIKLGSNV, encoded by the coding sequence ATGAGTACTATAGGGAAATCCGTAAGGATTGAGCGTATTTTCAACAGGAATACAGGTAATGCTATTATCATTCCCATGGACCATGGAGTCGGGGCCGGTCCAATTTCAGGGCTTACAAACCTTCAGGAAGCTGTAAATAAGGTTGCAGAGGGGGGGGCCAATGCCGTTCTCGGGCATATGGGGCTTGCCAAACACGGGCACAGAGGATACGGGCACGATGTGGGCCTTATAATCCACCTCTCAGCTTCAACATCTCTTGCTCTTGACCCGAACCATAAAGTGCTTGTAACGACTGTGGAAGAAGCCATAAAAGTCGGAGCTGATGCCGTCTCGGTCCACATTAACATAGGGGCTGAGGACGAATTTGAAATGCTGCAGGATCTCGGTTATGTTGCAGGAAAATGCGATGAATGGGGAATCCCCCTCCTTGCAATGATGTATCCGCGCGGGAAAAAGGTCCGTTCCGAATACGACGTGGATGTTGTAAAACACGCAGCCAGAATCGGGGCCGAGCTCGGAGCAGATATCGTTAAAACAAACTACACCGGAAGCCCTGAAACTTTCAAAGAGGTTGTCAGTGGATGTCCCGTACCTGTGATTATTGCAGGCGGGCCCAAGATGGGCTCGGAAAAGGAACTGCTGGAAATGATCGAAGGCTCTCTTGAAGCAGGTGGCAGGGGTGTCGCAATCGGAAGAAACGTTTTCCAGGCAGAAGACCCCACAGGCCTTGTGCGGAGAATTGCAAAGATCGTTCACGAAGGCATGACCACAGAAGAAGTGATAAAACTGGGCAGCAATGTCTGA
- the msrB gene encoding peptide-methionine (R)-S-oxide reductase MsrB codes for MAQNKIEKSEEEWKKILTPEQYHVLRQKGTEKPFSGNLYYNKEKGVYTCAACGQELFSSDTKFESGTGWPSFYDAISSDKVRLKEDNSYFMHRIEVVCSRCGSHLGHVFEDGPVPTGKRYCINSVSLGFEKEEEAEREEK; via the coding sequence CTGGCACAGAACAAAATCGAAAAGTCCGAAGAGGAGTGGAAAAAGATTCTTACTCCTGAGCAATATCACGTTTTGAGGCAGAAAGGCACGGAAAAGCCCTTTTCCGGCAATCTGTACTATAACAAAGAAAAAGGGGTCTATACCTGTGCTGCCTGCGGGCAGGAACTTTTTTCGTCCGATACCAAATTTGAATCCGGAACCGGCTGGCCAAGTTTCTATGATGCGATTTCCAGTGACAAAGTCAGGCTCAAGGAAGATAACAGTTATTTCATGCACAGGATCGAAGTGGTCTGCTCCCGATGCGGAAGCCACCTAGGACATGTTTTTGAAGACGGACCTGTCCCAACAGGGAAACGTTACTGCATCAATTCCGTTTCTCTCGGTTTCGAGAAAGAAGAAGAAGCAGAAAGGGAAGAGAAATAA
- a CDS encoding flavodoxin family protein, producing the protein MKVLGLVGSPKIDGNTSRLVNAVLEGAAEKGAETVVYNIASLDIKGCDACGRCQEQGCCVINDDMQELYREIQAADVIVLGSPVYMWQVTAQTKLLIDRMTAFLRPNFSSRLEHKKLILVFSQGIQDRDAFKPYFEYTAGLLYYLGFDVLDTIIAAGTDKLEVAFRPKLLENAKDLGRLISVSNLPGLEYSTIELSRTPSL; encoded by the coding sequence ATTAAAGTTCTCGGATTGGTGGGTAGTCCTAAGATCGATGGTAATACCTCAAGACTTGTGAATGCAGTTCTCGAGGGGGCTGCGGAAAAGGGGGCAGAAACTGTAGTTTATAACATAGCTTCTCTTGACATCAAAGGCTGTGATGCCTGCGGCAGGTGCCAGGAACAAGGCTGCTGCGTTATAAATGATGATATGCAGGAACTTTACCGTGAAATTCAGGCAGCCGATGTTATTGTACTCGGTTCTCCTGTGTATATGTGGCAGGTGACAGCCCAGACAAAACTCCTTATCGACCGCATGACAGCTTTCTTAAGGCCAAATTTTTCGAGCAGGCTTGAACATAAAAAACTAATCCTTGTCTTCTCTCAGGGAATTCAGGACAGGGATGCCTTTAAACCGTATTTCGAATATACAGCAGGTCTTCTCTATTATCTGGGCTTTGATGTTCTTGATACAATCATTGCAGCAGGCACGGATAAACTTGAAGTTGCATTCAGGCCCAAGTTGCTGGAGAATGCAAAGGATCTCGGGAGATTAATCTCGGTTTCGAACCTTCCAGGTCTGGAGTATAGCACGATCGAATTAAGCCGGACTCCTTCACTATAA
- a CDS encoding N-acetyltransferase — MGKWGIKELFGAPAEVFVALELRTGALEGAGGVVEYPEEFNNM; from the coding sequence ATGGGAAAATGGGGAATAAAAGAGCTCTTCGGGGCGCCGGCTGAAGTGTTCGTGGCGCTAGAGTTAAGGACAGGAGCTCTCGAAGGTGCAGGTGGGGTTGTGGAATATCCTGAAGAGTTCAATAACATGTGA
- a CDS encoding ABC transporter permease, with the protein MIPLLNAGKIALGSIKSAKMRSTLTVLGIVIGVAAVIANVSLGASFNQHFTNEVSNLGSNFIYIQGMQPKLFYDNQLKIVENTPGISGVSPLKSQAAEVTYMSETKSIMVSGVGEAYDEVANTQIGKGTFINDNDRYVAIVGYDIANEKFGRNLSVRNSIDMTFRVGEDEKITKTFKVKGIIQNPENTMVQAYNDNEAILIPIDVMNEILGEKDYGGVFAMAEDPAAIQETSDEVDRRLARSFGISERELDDKDSRPYMLVNQAEILEQTDMMAAALSSFLTAVALISLLVGSIGIMNIMLVSVTERTREIGVLKSLGFTGFDILFLFMVESILLGVFGGILGGAVGIAGAYSVESLLNLPVVFPLSLIFAGFIVAVAVGFVSGVYPARKAAKMKPVDSLRYE; encoded by the coding sequence ATGATCCCTCTTTTAAATGCAGGAAAAATAGCTCTTGGGAGCATTAAAAGTGCAAAGATGCGTTCAACCCTTACCGTGCTTGGAATTGTTATCGGAGTTGCGGCTGTAATTGCCAATGTGTCCCTCGGGGCAAGCTTCAACCAGCATTTTACGAATGAGGTTTCGAACCTCGGTTCAAATTTCATTTACATTCAGGGAATGCAACCCAAGCTCTTCTATGATAACCAGCTGAAGATTGTTGAAAATACGCCGGGAATTTCCGGGGTTTCGCCTTTGAAGTCCCAGGCTGCCGAAGTCACGTACATGTCCGAGACCAAAAGTATCATGGTAAGCGGAGTAGGGGAAGCTTATGACGAGGTTGCAAATACCCAGATCGGGAAAGGCACTTTTATCAATGACAATGATAGGTATGTTGCAATTGTCGGGTACGATATTGCAAACGAGAAGTTCGGCAGGAACCTTTCGGTCCGGAATTCCATAGATATGACATTCAGGGTAGGGGAAGACGAGAAAATCACAAAAACCTTCAAGGTTAAGGGAATTATCCAGAACCCGGAAAACACCATGGTCCAGGCGTACAACGATAACGAAGCTATCCTGATCCCCATTGATGTCATGAACGAGATTCTTGGCGAAAAGGACTATGGAGGGGTTTTTGCAATGGCTGAAGACCCTGCGGCTATTCAGGAGACCTCGGATGAGGTGGACCGACGGCTTGCCCGGAGCTTCGGGATTTCCGAGAGGGAGCTTGACGACAAAGATTCCCGGCCTTACATGCTCGTTAACCAGGCTGAGATTTTGGAGCAGACTGACATGATGGCAGCAGCCCTCAGTTCTTTCCTGACTGCAGTTGCCCTGATTTCCCTCCTGGTAGGGTCAATCGGGATCATGAACATCATGCTGGTAAGCGTTACCGAAAGGACAAGGGAGATAGGAGTACTCAAATCTCTCGGCTTCACAGGTTTTGACATCCTTTTTCTTTTCATGGTCGAGTCAATCCTGCTCGGAGTCTTCGGGGGAATTCTCGGAGGGGCTGTCGGAATTGCAGGTGCGTACAGCGTAGAAAGCCTCCTCAACCTGCCTGTGGTCTTTCCTTTAAGCCTGATCTTTGCAGGTTTTATAGTTGCTGTTGCAGTTGGTTTTGTTTCCGGCGTCTATCCCGCAAGAAAAGCTGCTAAAATGAAGCCTGTAGACTCGCTCAGATACGAATAA
- a CDS encoding deoxyuridine 5'-triphosphate nucleotidohydrolase has translation MTLLSSNELRKLIQATPHLLENAVDIETQIQPNGLELTLKEIKTIEGVGAVDFDNSERKVPDAKPLEFEDDDWIHLPKGIYKVIFNEIVNIPMNLAAIAKPRSSLIRCGATLETAVWDAGYRGRSESMLVVYNSAGFRLKKNARIMQLLFYTLNSEVEEGYSGVYQNENTK, from the coding sequence ATGACTCTCCTATCCAGCAATGAACTGAGAAAACTTATACAGGCAACTCCTCATTTGCTTGAAAATGCAGTTGATATCGAAACCCAGATCCAGCCAAACGGGCTTGAACTTACCCTGAAAGAGATTAAGACAATAGAGGGTGTCGGAGCTGTCGACTTTGACAACTCTGAAAGAAAGGTTCCCGACGCAAAACCTCTTGAGTTTGAGGACGACGACTGGATCCATCTACCCAAAGGGATTTATAAAGTAATATTTAATGAAATCGTAAATATTCCCATGAACCTGGCTGCAATTGCAAAACCCAGGTCAAGCCTCATTCGCTGCGGGGCAACCCTTGAAACCGCGGTATGGGATGCCGGGTACAGGGGGCGAAGCGAATCCATGCTTGTAGTTTACAACTCCGCAGGCTTCAGGCTGAAGAAAAACGCCAGGATCATGCAGCTCCTTTTCTATACTCTTAACAGCGAAGTAGAAGAAGGTTATTCCGGAGTATACCAGAACGAAAATACAAAATGA
- a CDS encoding DUF2341 domain-containing protein, which produces MKKRLLTYGIVSTFFLVLITGFALASTTDACSQEITITENSGENLTGYQVPIYLDSSNFNFSQANEDGSDLRFSSGGRSLNYWIETWDPEAEKALIWVRIPFLLANSNITLLMKCGDSEVTAVSSGEETFDFFDGFEDDKLQSLLWRSESAGGGLVEVEDGICKVSAPKVHAYDSSMIYSKASFDINSMFVVKRMKVTTGKDERGPLLRQGFIDQISSKKNEIQHETELANETRVSWETSNRKERYNSFDLTNVRVPEGEWYTSGIAWYEENDNRSIAWFKDGVRDTKMDYTSSEYVTNIPMHIYLYAASYSDASKNTGYMAVDYVFVRKFVNPEPTVTFASAQIEDKTPEETISGSETSAENETISDSETSTENETPVSEVSVSEESSEIPAQMEENQSANATNAPEPLFPRYSVSVSGIKLSSPYRFDFPALSKDFDSSRIDTIFLNMSGEDVWQYERFVKMAHEEGTTVHAVLFEELDCTEERATNSSLASLDAILDYNEKSLAPFDGINIYMKSSNDSEEGCMDYVTLLEAAEKKAGDKVSISASLPPGYDTSNVEEIAPLVDFFVVRAYDREKKNLTSESDIVDAIALEMGEIRGVNSKGIIEISVDEGFEDKYSIQNLFATLAEYYANDSAFMGVSISNYDTYKALPVKAEPEEEKSPLPGFETLSVLLSGLGAFALLKARKN; this is translated from the coding sequence ATGAAAAAGAGACTGCTCACGTATGGGATTGTTTCTACTTTTTTCCTGGTTTTGATCACAGGCTTTGCTCTGGCTTCAACTACAGATGCCTGTTCCCAGGAGATCACAATTACTGAAAACTCCGGAGAAAATCTAACAGGCTATCAGGTTCCCATTTATTTGGACTCTTCTAACTTTAATTTCTCGCAGGCAAATGAAGATGGTTCTGACCTTCGTTTTTCTTCCGGAGGTCGAAGTCTTAATTACTGGATTGAAACCTGGGATCCGGAGGCCGAAAAGGCTCTTATCTGGGTCAGGATTCCCTTCCTGCTTGCGAACAGCAACATTACGCTGCTTATGAAGTGCGGAGATTCGGAGGTCACGGCAGTTAGCAGCGGAGAAGAAACCTTTGATTTTTTCGATGGCTTTGAGGACGATAAACTCCAGAGCCTTTTATGGAGATCCGAAAGTGCCGGGGGAGGTCTTGTTGAAGTTGAAGATGGCATATGTAAAGTTTCAGCTCCCAAGGTACATGCTTATGATTCCTCCATGATCTACAGCAAAGCCAGCTTTGACATAAATTCCATGTTCGTGGTCAAAAGAATGAAGGTTACCACAGGAAAGGATGAGAGAGGCCCTCTGCTAAGGCAGGGTTTCATAGATCAGATTAGCAGTAAGAAAAACGAAATCCAGCACGAAACCGAGCTTGCCAATGAAACCCGTGTGAGTTGGGAAACTTCTAACAGAAAGGAAAGGTACAACTCTTTTGATCTTACCAATGTCCGCGTGCCTGAAGGGGAATGGTACACCTCGGGAATTGCTTGGTACGAAGAAAACGATAATCGCAGCATTGCCTGGTTTAAGGACGGGGTTCGGGATACAAAGATGGACTATACTTCAAGTGAGTATGTTACGAACATCCCGATGCATATTTATCTTTATGCAGCTTCTTACTCCGATGCTTCGAAGAACACCGGCTATATGGCTGTAGACTATGTTTTTGTCCGTAAATTCGTGAACCCCGAACCAACTGTCACATTTGCTTCGGCCCAGATCGAAGACAAAACCCCGGAAGAAACTATTTCGGGCTCTGAAACTTCCGCCGAGAACGAAACTATTTCGGACTCTGAAACTTCTACCGAGAACGAGACTCCTGTTTCTGAGGTTTCGGTTTCTGAAGAATCCTCTGAAATCCCGGCACAGATGGAGGAAAACCAGAGTGCAAACGCAACTAATGCCCCCGAACCTCTGTTCCCCAGATACAGTGTCAGTGTTTCGGGCATTAAACTTTCTTCCCCATACAGGTTCGATTTCCCTGCACTTTCAAAAGATTTTGACTCATCCCGAATCGATACAATCTTCCTGAACATGAGCGGGGAAGATGTCTGGCAGTACGAGCGCTTTGTAAAGATGGCTCACGAGGAAGGAACGACCGTGCATGCAGTGCTTTTTGAAGAACTTGACTGCACGGAAGAAAGAGCCACGAACAGCTCCCTGGCTTCCCTGGATGCCATCCTTGACTATAACGAAAAGTCGCTTGCACCTTTTGATGGGATCAACATCTACATGAAATCGTCCAATGATTCTGAAGAGGGCTGTATGGACTATGTAACCCTTCTTGAGGCTGCAGAAAAGAAAGCCGGAGACAAAGTGTCCATTTCAGCAAGTCTTCCTCCCGGTTATGATACGTCAAACGTTGAAGAAATCGCTCCTCTGGTAGATTTCTTCGTTGTCAGGGCTTATGACCGTGAGAAGAAAAACCTCACCTCCGAATCCGATATTGTTGATGCTATTGCACTTGAGATGGGAGAAATCAGAGGTGTGAACTCAAAAGGAATAATTGAAATTTCCGTAGATGAGGGCTTTGAGGACAAGTATTCGATACAGAACCTCTTTGCCACCCTTGCGGAATACTATGCCAATGATTCGGCTTTTATGGGAGTTTCAATTTCTAACTATGATACCTATAAAGCCCTGCCTGTGAAAGCCGAACCCGAAGAAGAAAAATCGCCACTGCCTGGATTTGAAACGCTTTCTGTTTTGCTTTCAGGGCTTGGAGCGTTTGCTCTCCTTAAAGCGAGGAAAAATTGA
- a CDS encoding flavodoxin family protein, producing MRVLGLIGSPRVDGNTTKLVNAILEGAAENGAETKAYNLSRMDLNPCKGCMTCKINGKCVIDDDMQQLYDEIQETDAIVLGSPLYMWEVTAQTKLFIDRLIAFINPDFSTRLKGSKKLVLAYTQGNPDPNTFKQYFDYMEGLFSFIHLDVQGSIVAAGTHAPEDILQQPDILEKAKEIGKSL from the coding sequence ATGAGAGTTTTAGGATTAATCGGAAGCCCCAGAGTAGACGGAAACACCACAAAGCTTGTAAATGCAATTCTTGAAGGAGCTGCAGAAAATGGCGCTGAAACAAAGGCCTATAATCTTTCCAGAATGGATCTCAACCCTTGCAAGGGCTGCATGACCTGCAAGATCAATGGCAAATGCGTGATCGATGACGATATGCAACAGCTTTATGATGAAATCCAGGAAACTGACGCTATTGTGCTCGGCTCTCCTCTTTATATGTGGGAAGTCACTGCCCAGACAAAACTCTTTATAGACCGTCTGATCGCCTTCATTAATCCTGATTTTTCCACCCGGCTTAAGGGGTCCAAGAAACTCGTCCTCGCCTATACTCAGGGCAACCCCGATCCGAATACCTTCAAACAGTACTTCGATTATATGGAAGGGCTCTTCTCTTTCATCCACCTCGATGTCCAGGGCAGTATAGTCGCAGCCGGCACCCACGCCCCTGAAGATATTCTTCAACAGCCGGATATCCTTGAAAAAGCAAAAGAAATCGGAAAGAGCCTTTAA